The genomic DNA catgAATGGATAGCCCATTGACAGAAGGTCTGTTGGTTCTTTGTACTCcctcttcttttgaaattaatcttcatgttgaaatataaatcgagattgtaagatatattaaagagatgacttataagaatcagaaagagacaattggtctgtaaaacaaaataaacgaagtcagatgaaaccctaacagaatgtcaatcgataatggaaagatatcggatgataatctatcacgagacgtttacaactcaggagtctgactacgaaggagtctatggcatggaacatgaaataacagttgtactgtggattccATGGGATTATTAATgggtgtgatgacgatgaaaattcttcactcgtcgtcctctcttatggttcaataggtgcgaaatattaggtataaatactgacgtattttccagatattaatccaagttcaattagtcttatctcaattcatgatataggaaaccaaggaattatatatctctataattgaatataatagcatcatcatcaatgtcaaaccaagttactatcgacaacgccgaagaaaacattctttctaaatactTCAGTCATTAAGAGTCTCCATTTTTtagaattttttggaatgtCGTAGAAATGACAGATAATAAATCATATTCAACACGTCGCGCGAAAGCTAGGACTGGTTCGGCtaaaaaacgaaaattAAATTGAACACTTCCAAACTATTCTACCCTTTTGCCACTCACGTAACgaaatattcaatataCCAGGTATACAGATTATACTATGTCtgattcaaacaaaaacgTCGCATCTTTGATTATTGACTTTTTAGCCAATGTTGTGGAACAAAAGTCTGTATCACAGGATGCTGCTGACTCTTTAAATGTAGCGATTGATTGTATATCGGAAGCTTTTGAGGTTAACAAGGATGCTTCTAAGTCAGAATTTGGTGGAAAGAGTTTAGTTGAACTGTTAGAATCGGCATCATCCGTCAATGTTCGCGGTGGATCAACAACGCAAGGGGAAAGCGTTGAGGTTAATATACCACAGGAAGATGCTGAGACAAAGGCTGAAGCTGAGGCTCTTAAGTTGAAGGGCAACAAGGCCATGGCTAGCAAAGACTATGAACTCGCTATCAAAAACTATACTGATGCTATCAAGATTTTGCCAACGAATGCCGTTTATTATGCAAATAGGGCTGCAGCATATTCTTCGTTGAAGGACTTTGAGAATGCTATTGAGGATGCCCAATCTGCCATCAAAGCAGATCCTTCATACTCAAAGGGTTATTCAAGGTTAGGTTATGCTACCTTTGCTCTTGGACGAGCAGAGGAGGCTTCAGAGGCTTACAAGAAAGTGCTAGATATTGAGGGTGAAAAAGCCAGTGACGTAATGAAAAGGGATTATGAAACTGCTAAGAAGAAAGTTGAGCAATCGTTAGATTTAGAAAAATCAACCGAAAAGAACACTAGATCAGCACAAAATGAATCTGGTTCGGCTCCCGGCGGATTTGGTGATTTCGCATCAATGTTGGGAGGCGGTCTGGGTGGCCTTTTGAACAATCCTCAATTGATGCAGGCAGCTCAgcaaatgatgcaaaaCCCACAAGCTATGCAGCAAATGGAAAGCATGATGCAAAATCCTGGTATCAAGAAGATGGCTGAGGGTTTCGCTAATGGCCAGGGAGCACCAAGCATGGCCGATTTAATGAGTAATCCTGCCCTAAGAGAGATGGCAGGCGGCTTGTTTGGAGGAGCTGGAGCTGGAGCTGGAGCTGGAGCGGGAGCTGGAGCTGGATCCGATGTTACCAAGACCGAGGGTCCTAATTAGGACTTTTAGAAGTTTTAAAATTGATAACTGTATATTACAACAAGCGTGGTATGAAATGACAGTAAATAGGCAACCATTGCACATATGGAATGCAATGTTACATAATTTAGTTTACTTATTATGATATAAATATTTCGTCTATCAGTATTACGATATTCTCCTTTTTTCCCTCAGGCAAGTTTGATCAATGCCGTACCCCTTCCTTTTATTTTGCTTAGACTCTCTCCATTTGAATAACATGCTCcttcaaaacttttatATGCTCCGCGacccattttttgataattccCTCGACCAGAAACTTACCACGAAAATCCATGTACTTGCTTAATTCTTCTGCTAGTTGCTCATGTGCATATCTGATGCCATTACCCAACTCGTGCAGAATTCTCCTGCAACCAATGATATTTTCCGAGAGCCGCTTCTCGAAATTTGCCCTTTTACCCTCAAGTAACTTATTTAGTATACCATCTTCATTGGAAGGCAGGTCAGGTTTCACAAGGTGCGGGAAATTTTGGGAATACTGCTTATGCAATTCTAGCAGTTCAGAGTACAGCTTCCACCATTTTGGTATTGAGACCTGCAACACCTGATAAATATGTCTGCATAGTTTATCGGTGCAGcaataaagaaaatctATTGCCTGTATCAAGATTAGCATTGAGCTATCACCAACACCCCAATACTCATGAGAAAAACAGAGCCCTCGCGCCACAAATTCTCCGAGATATTCTCTCGAGTATTTTGCAAACAAAAGATACGCTTCGGACACGTCCTGTGACTTTAAATGAGTAAAAATTGccaacttcttcaaaactTGAAGCTTTGATCTGACAGATAATAATTCGGCTTCATTGAAACGCAAGAAACTTTGTAGAatattcatttcttcaGGCTCCATGTTTTTATTGCTATTCTCATATCCGGAAATACTGGACTGTTTTTTGCTTTGTTGTCTAATCCATACTGTTAGATTCGATTCATCTAGCATaatattttgtttcaacTCTCCGATATGAATTAAAGCATTCATACATTCCGTTAACATGCTGTTGATATGCAGCGATTCAAGTTTTCCCACAGGAGAAAGTCTCATTTTACCCAGTTTCAGtagcttttcaaatgttTCTTCCAGAGGCACGAAActcatttgaaattttttagaTAGTATGCGGAACACACTCTGTATTACTCTTATTGGAAGCCTTACAGTTTCGTAATTGCTATTTTGTTCTAACCTGACAGTGACATGGAGCATCCATTTAGCACTCTCCTGTTTCAAAGAGTGAACCAGGGCGAGACCAAGTGAAGAATTGACTGCAGATCTTTTTGCCAGCTCATGCAGGACTATCGGGTTTTTAGCGTAGTCGAAGCATGTTAAATAACCGGGAAGTTGAGCTTTCCATACCAGTACTCTTCCATCAGCAAGAATGGCTTTGACATTCTCTAATCTATTGTACTTAGCAAAAACCATCAGAGGTGTTAGACCCTTCTTGTTTGCGGCATTAACATCAATGGACCTACTCTCTAGCAGGAACCTGGCGCTTCTCTTCAATATATGCAACAGGGTATTCCCTTTGTTGTCCTCATGATGATTAAAATGGAATTTCATATCCTTCATCTCATACCATTTCCTTGTACATTGGTAAGACGCAATCACCATCTCTTGATAGTTTGCCTGATCATAACTTCTGAAAATTGTAAAAAGAGGTGTCTGTCCATTAGAATCCTTGTATCTCCAATCAATGTAGCTCCCTATACTTCTTAAGATGTTCATCTCATGCGTCAGGTAATGCGCAACAGTCCTATTATGAGAATCAGGTTTATTGATGTACTTTACTATTTCCTGCAACGTACACGAATTAAgaataatatcaataatAGTATACGCTGCGAAAAGATTACCATGTGTAAGTGCTTGCACCAGAAGCGTACACCCATCAAGATTCTCATCTTCCAGAATATCCTCGAGTGGGAAAGCCTTCTCATTTCTCAGAAGCTCCACCagatcttcattttttccatgAATTATGCATAGAGAAATCAGTGATTCCCCTTCAAGTGATCTGTATCTCAAACATCCCTCATATTTCTTCATATCTGTAAAATTCCTCTTATCGCCATCCGTCACAGTTTGTATCAGCTTTTGAGTTGTCACACAAGAATTTTTGAGGCTCTCCAATCGGCTAGTTCCTCTTAGGTCTTCAAAGTGACACACTACAGCTTCCAGAGTCGACAGAGCATATCCGAGAAGACCAAATTTCCCAGCGGTATCATCTGGTGCGAACTTCTGCAAGTAGTAGAGATGGCTTTTCAGATTCTTCACTTGTGTTCGACAAACGACCAACACAAAAAAGCTTAGCAAAGAATCAGCATCCATCGCTACTGGAGAATCAACATCATTTTCCATCCTAGAATTAGATCTAGAAAGACTTTGCAGCGTCTCAATTAGTACAACAGATTTTTCTGCGTAAGTGTGAGATACACTAAGACGACTAAAGGAGTTTATAGCAAgcaatatatttttttccatagCGACTACGTTCTTTAACTGgaacttttcaaacttttcgaGGTATAAGTCGCTTTCAAGACGATCCAATGACAAATGTTGTAAGCCCGCAATATCAAGCTCTGAGGCTCTAAAATGATTCGTCAGTCGTACCCATACGTCATCATAGAGATTAACTTCCACATAGCGGTAAAGAAGGTCACGCAAATTAGGAAATGGTGTAAATAAAGCATCTTTGCGCATGAGCTCAAAGGACTCATTGATTATCTCATGAAATAGGGCCTCACTTGAGTCAATACTAGGAGTTTCACTTCTgtatttttggaaaagtaGATTGAATTTATGTTTCCAGTTGGGATGAACTCTTATTATATTGTCGAATGTTTGGCGACTTCTTAAAGCTCTTTGTTCAGACAATGAAGCTTGTTCTTTAGTGCTCTTGAAATCACCAACGTTTGTCAAATTTTCTTGCCGTACAATGCTTCCACATAAAGGTTCCTCAACATGAATAAGTGGAATTCTATCGGATCCAATCAGATAATCGTTAAAGTTTGTTAAAATTTCTATATTTAAAATTCTGTGTCGTCTCATATCATTAAAACCATCAGCAGTAAGTAGCATACGATTCTGTGGTCTCGCgatgatttttttaccGTTCAGTGTACGAAACTCTATCTGTTGAGACGCTACAACATTCTCACTCTTTGATGGTTGATCCACAAGCAGGATATGTGAAGCAACAAAGTCAAATGTATAACATAGCTCACGTAGAAAAGATCCAGATTCTAGATCTTCGTAGTTAAGCAACTTATCGTTGCTCGGAACTACCAAAATGAAGTCTTCACTAGCAAGTTTGAGAAAAAGCTTCTTTAAACTCGAGTTGTGAGGATCTGGGCAATTGAAGACTGCATTGACCAATGGATTTAGTAAAACCGGAAGATGATAAGGCATAACACGTATGCTAAAAGACATGAACGCCTACTAATCGACTAATGCAGCCGAGGGAAAGACCGTATGTTCTCCATCTAAAAATGGTTTTCATTCCCTTTCGGAATTGTTtaatttccttttcagtTCGCCTTGTACTGTCAGTAGTCTTAATATTAATATGAGGGCCtcgatgaaaaaaaaacaaccatTAAAGTCATTGCATGCTGTTATATAATCTATAGCTGTATATACCCACAGGTTAGCAGAGGAAcaacaatggcaaaaggaaagaataAGAGCTTGGAAGATCGAGGTGGTAGACCTAGTAAAGGATCCAATGGTCACAGCTCGAGACAGAATCATCGGCACATGGAGTTAAAGCGCAATGGAAATATAGAGACAAAATTTCCAGTTAAACTAGCCATGTGGGACTTTGACCACTGCgatccaaaaaaatgcagTGGTAAAAAGCTCGAAAGGTTAGGAATGATTAAATCACTACGAGtaggtgaaaaatttcaaggcATAGTTGTCTCACCGAATGGAACTGACGTCGTATGCCCCGATGACAAGGAGATCGTCGAAAAGCACGGCGCATCTGTCGTAGAGTGTTCCTGGGCAAGACTAGATGAAGTTCccttcaacaaaattgGTGGCAGACATGAACGTCTATTACCCTATCTGGTTGCTGCAAATCAAGTCAACTATGGTAGGCCGTGGAAACTAAACTGTGTCGAGGCATTGGCAGCTTGCTTTGCAATTGTTGGCAGAGTGGATTGGGCATCTGAACTACTTTCACATTTTTCCTGGGGCCCGGTATTTCTGGAACTCAATAAAGATCTATTGGAAATCTATCAGAAGTGCACGAATTCGACGTCCGTGAAAGAAGCAGAAGCATCATGGCTCGAAAAGCTGGAACTTGAAATTCAAGAGCGCAAAGCTCAGTCGAAAGACGAGGACATCTGGCTGACAGGGAATGTTAATAGACAGATGAACCAGCTTTATATATCTGACGACGAGAAggaaggagaagaagaggaCGAATTGTCTGACAAGTCGAAGAGTATTCACTACGATTCCTTGGGAAACGTCATAAATCTCAATAGTGAAGACGACGGATCGAACCATGAACAGCTGGAAAATGTCAAATACGATTTGCTTGGTAACATTATATAACTGTCATGGGAGAACGATAATGGACCCGAGGAGCATATAGGAAAACCATGCACTAGAAGGTGCAGTTTCTAGAACTTAAAGCGCAATAAAGACACCAGGGTTTCTATCCGAACATACCAATACAGGGTGTTTATTCAATACTGTTTAATCACGTGCGTTATTTATCATTTAGGCCTAATTATATGTAATTTTAAATTCTCATTTGATCCTGGATATCAAGTGGTGTAGTAGCACATTAGCAAAACCAACCAATCTTTTCTGTGTCATTGTTGTGTTGAAGTCCAGAGATTGGCTATTGGAAATTTCCATAACTCGTCAGTTTTTGATTCATATTCATGATTCTTCCAAGGCCTTTTGACGTTGTATAGCGAGTGCATCATACTTTTATAAGAAACGATGGAGCAGTTGGCACCTCAAGCTGAGGCATGTTTGGAAGGACCgaagaatttttcaccGTCCCCAGACTTCGTGTGGCTTTGTGAAGAACTATTCAAAAAGCTTGATAATGTACAAATAGAGCGCAAACAACACTACAGCGGTTCCAAGCCTGTATCAGTGCGATACTATGAGGTAATAAACAACTTTGTCAATTTATGGAGGAGCACAGTTGGTACTGATATTTTCCCTGCTCTCGTACTTATATTACCTTATCGGGACAAAAGGATTTACAACATAAAGGATTACACTCTTGTAAAGGCTATCTGCAGGTACTTGAAGCTTCCGAAAAATTCAGTGACAGAGAGGAGACTGCTTAgatggaagaaaaaagctTCAAGAGGTATTAGACTGTCTGATTTCTGTGTGGAAGAGattaaaaagagaaagcGGGAATCTAGCAAGAAATGTCGTATCACAATCGATAAACTTAATGAATTCCTAGACAAACTTGCTGAAGAGCGTGGCACTAAAGGAAGAGGTTACGTGGGAGTGATTGAATCTACTGCattcaaatattgtttAGAAAATATGTCTTATATGGAGCTCAAGTATCTCTTTGATATTATTTTAAAAAGTAGAGTAATTGGAGGGCAGGAGCATAAGTTTTTAAATTGTTGGCATCCAGACGCGGAAGATTACCTCAGTGTCGTATCTGACTTAAAACTTGTGGCAAGCAAACTTTGGGATCCTAATTTtcgtttgaaaaatgatgacTTGAGCGTTAATATAGGATATGCTTTCGTGCCTCATTTGGCCAAAAAACTCTCGATCTCCTACGacaaaatttgcaaaaaattggctTATGACTTCTATAtagaggaaaaaatggatggCGAACGAATCCAATTACATTACCAGGATTACGGCATGAAACTCAAATTTTATAGCCGCCGTGGATTTGACTATACGTACCTTTACGGTGAAAGCATAAAAGGAGGAACAATTTCCCCTTTCTTGAAGCTTACTAAAAATGTGAAAGAATGTGTGCTGGATGGCGAAATGGTAACTTTTGACCTTGAACGCAATACTGTGTTACCTTTTGGATTAGTTAAAAGTAGTGCCAAAAACGCTTTGAGTCCCGAAGGAATCTGCACATCTGGCTATAGGCCCCTTTTTATGGTACTTGATCTGATATATCTTAATGGTATAAGCATTACCAAACTACCGTTGCACCAACGTAAGGTTTATTTACGTCAGATATTAACACCGCATCCAAACATTGTGAATATTCTTCCATATATCCGATGCTCTGATTCAGaatcaattaaaaaatctCTTCAGACTGCCATAACAATGGGATCAGAAGGAATAATTCTCAAGCGAtataattcaaaatatagCTTCGGAGCTCGAAATGATAATTGGCTAAAGGTAAAACCTGAATATCTAGAGCAGTTTGGTGAAAACATGGATTTGCTTGTAATTGGAAGAACACCTGGGAAGAAAGACTCTCTGATGTGTGGTTTAGCTgtctttgaagaagaagaaatttcCGATGCAATGAGGGAAATGCAGCAGATTGTCAATTTGGATACCGATTCCGAAGATATAGAAGAGGAACACGAacggaagaagaagatcaaaGGATTTGTTTCGTTCTGTGTTATTGCCAATGGTATTTCTCAGGAAGAATTTAAGGAAATCGACAGAAGAACGAGAggattttggaaaaaaacagaagAGATTAATCCTCCAcctttattgaaatttgggACCAAAGTACCAGAAGAATGGATCGAGCCTCAAAATTCTGTGGTTCTTGAAATTAAAGCAAGATCTTTAGATAATACGGAGTcaagtggaagaaaattcaaagctGGTTGTACGTTATACGGAGGATACTGTAGGGGAATAAGATTAGATAAAGATTGGACTACCGCATATAGTTTGTCGGAGCTATATCAGGAGAGAAGAAGCAAATCTAGTGCTTACGGACAGAGTGCTAAACAGACTCTTCTCAAACCAAAAAGAGCGCGGAAAAGTAATATTGCTCTTTCGATAGGAATGAAGctagatgatgatgaagctTATAAGAGGAATCTTGACATATTTCGAGGGTTGTATTTTTATATACTATCTGACTGTGTTGATATTTGGAGTAAAAGACGTATAACGAAAGAGCAACTGGGAGCTTATGTAGTGCAGAATGGAGGCGTACTaatcaacaatttgatAAACAAACACAATACTGAAAGTAGCTATCGCATAATCAGTAGCAGGTGTACGACCGAATGCAATTTGTTGGCTGAAAGAGGTTACGATATTATTAATCCTCGCTGGATTTTAGATTGTATTAGCTATGAAACCCTGGTTAAGATAGAACCGCGACATTGTTACAAAGTATCTAATGATTTGATGAAGGTGGCAAAATGCAGGGCGGATAATCTTGGCGACAGCTACGAGATATTCGTTTCCCAAAACGGATTAGACAGCCTTATAGATTTCGCAGTTAGCTTCGATAACATGAAAGAAGTCAAATTTCATACAGATTCTGAAATACAAAAGATTCCACTTTTTCTGCTTAGTGGCAGAGTTGTTTATGTCCCTCCAATACCTTATAGTGAGGATGAGGTTACCAATGGTATAATAGATAGGATTAAGGCATTTGGGGGCAAAACGACCCAAAATATCTCATCATGTAATTTAATAATAACTCCCGATGCCAATGCTGAAGAGAAGGCTAGtattatcaagaaaatacGGTTGGAATTATCGTTTTTGGATGAAAATAGTGGCTATCCTCCAAAGATTCCATTTATTGTTGCTGGAGAGTGGCTTTTTAAgtcaattgaaaatggattcCAATTACCTGAAGAAGACTTCGGGGTTTTCTGATAGAAGATAtatgaagatttttttttttttgagaacTATATACTCTTGTTCAGTAGTATTAATAAACTAC from Zygotorulaspora mrakii chromosome 7, complete sequence includes the following:
- the SGT2 gene encoding Sgt2p (similar to Saccharomyces cerevisiae SGT2 (YOR007C); ancestral locus Anc_6.21); protein product: MSDSNKNVASLIIDFLANVVEQKSVSQDAADSLNVAIDCISEAFEVNKDASKSEFGGKSLVELLESASSVNVRGGSTTQGESVEVNIPQEDAETKAEAEALKLKGNKAMASKDYELAIKNYTDAIKILPTNAVYYANRAAAYSSLKDFENAIEDAQSAIKADPSYSKGYSRLGYATFALGRAEEASEAYKKVLDIEGEKASDVMKRDYETAKKKVEQSLDLEKSTEKNTRSAQNESGSAPGGFGDFASMLGGGLGGLLNNPQLMQAAQQMMQNPQAMQQMESMMQNPGIKKMAEGFANGQGAPSMADLMSNPALREMAGGLFGGAGAGAGAGAGAGAGSDVTKTEGPN
- a CDS encoding uncharacterized protein (similar to Saccharomyces cerevisiae YML002W; ancestral locus Anc_6.20); its protein translation is MSFSIRVMPYHLPVLLNPLVNAVFNCPDPHNSSLKKLFLKLASEDFILVVPSNDKLLNYEDLESGSFLRELCYTFDFVASHILLVDQPSKSENVVASQQIEFRTLNGKKIIARPQNRMLLTADGFNDMRRHRILNIEILTNFNDYLIGSDRIPLIHVEEPLCGSIVRQENLTNVGDFKSTKEQASLSEQRALRSRQTFDNIIRVHPNWKHKFNLLFQKYRSETPSIDSSEALFHEIINESFELMRKDALFTPFPNLRDLLYRYVEVNLYDDVWVRLTNHFRASELDIAGLQHLSLDRLESDLYLEKFEKFQLKNVVAMEKNILLAINSFSRLSVSHTYAEKSVVLIETLQSLSRSNSRMENDVDSPVAMDADSLLSFFVLVVCRTQVKNLKSHLYYLQKFAPDDTAGKFGLLGYALSTLEAVVCHFEDLRGTSRLESLKNSCVTTQKLIQTVTDGDKRNFTDMKKYEGCLRYRSLEGESLISLCIIHGKNEDLVELLRNEKAFPLEDILEDENLDGCTLLVQALTHGNLFAAYTIIDIILNSCTLQEIVKYINKPDSHNRTVAHYLTHEMNILRSIGSYIDWRYKDSNGQTPLFTIFRSYDQANYQEMVIASYQCTRKWYEMKDMKFHFNHHEDNKGNTLLHILKRSARFLLESRSIDVNAANKKGLTPLMVFAKYNRLENVKAILADGRVLVWKAQLPGYLTCFDYAKNPIVLHELAKRSAVNSSLGLALVHSLKQESAKWMLHVTVRLEQNSNYETVRLPIRVIQSVFRILSKKFQMSFVPLEETFEKLLKLGKMRLSPVGKLESLHINSMLTECMNALIHIGELKQNIMLDESNLTVWIRQQSKKQSSISGYENSNKNMEPEEMNILQSFLRFNEAELLSVRSKLQVLKKLAIFTHLKSQDVSEAYLLFAKYSREYLGEFVARGLCFSHEYWGVGDSSMLILIQAIDFLYCCTDKLCRHIYQVLQVSIPKWWKLYSELLELHKQYSQNFPHLVKPDLPSNEDGILNKLLEGKRANFEKRLSENIIGCRRILHELGNGIRYAHEQLAEELSKYMDFRGKFLVEGIIKKWVAEHIKVLKEHVIQMERV
- the TSR3 gene encoding ribosome biogenesis protein TSR3 (similar to Saccharomyces cerevisiae YOR006C; ancestral locus Anc_6.19) yields the protein MAKGKNKSLEDRGGRPSKGSNGHSSRQNHRHMELKRNGNIETKFPVKLAMWDFDHCDPKKCSGKKLERLGMIKSLRVGEKFQGIVVSPNGTDVVCPDDKEIVEKHGASVVECSWARLDEVPFNKIGGRHERLLPYLVAANQVNYGRPWKLNCVEALAACFAIVGRVDWASELLSHFSWGPVFLELNKDLLEIYQKCTNSTSVKEAEASWLEKLELEIQERKAQSKDEDIWLTGNVNRQMNQLYISDDEKEGEEEDELSDKSKSIHYDSLGNVINLNSEDDGSNHEQLENVKYDLLGNII
- the DNL4 gene encoding DNA ligase (ATP) DNL4 (similar to Saccharomyces cerevisiae DNL4 (YOR005C); ancestral locus Anc_6.18), which translates into the protein MEQLAPQAEACLEGPKNFSPSPDFVWLCEELFKKLDNVQIERKQHYSGSKPVSVRYYEVINNFVNLWRSTVGTDIFPALVLILPYRDKRIYNIKDYTLVKAICRYLKLPKNSVTERRLLRWKKKASRGIRLSDFCVEEIKKRKRESSKKCRITIDKLNEFLDKLAEERGTKGRGYVGVIESTAFKYCLENMSYMELKYLFDIILKSRVIGGQEHKFLNCWHPDAEDYLSVVSDLKLVASKLWDPNFRLKNDDLSVNIGYAFVPHLAKKLSISYDKICKKLAYDFYIEEKMDGERIQLHYQDYGMKLKFYSRRGFDYTYLYGESIKGGTISPFLKLTKNVKECVLDGEMVTFDLERNTVLPFGLVKSSAKNALSPEGICTSGYRPLFMVLDLIYLNGISITKLPLHQRKVYLRQILTPHPNIVNILPYIRCSDSESIKKSLQTAITMGSEGIILKRYNSKYSFGARNDNWLKVKPEYLEQFGENMDLLVIGRTPGKKDSLMCGLAVFEEEEISDAMREMQQIVNLDTDSEDIEEEHERKKKIKGFVSFCVIANGISQEEFKEIDRRTRGFWKKTEEINPPPLLKFGTKVPEEWIEPQNSVVLEIKARSLDNTESSGRKFKAGCTLYGGYCRGIRLDKDWTTAYSLSELYQERRSKSSAYGQSAKQTLLKPKRARKSNIALSIGMKLDDDEAYKRNLDIFRGLYFYILSDCVDIWSKRRITKEQLGAYVVQNGGVLINNLINKHNTESSYRIISSRCTTECNLLAERGYDIINPRWILDCISYETLVKIEPRHCYKVSNDLMKVAKCRADNLGDSYEIFVSQNGLDSLIDFAVSFDNMKEVKFHTDSEIQKIPLFLLSGRVVYVPPIPYSEDEVTNGIIDRIKAFGGKTTQNISSCNLIITPDANAEEKASIIKKIRLELSFLDENSGYPPKIPFIVAGEWLFKSIENGFQLPEEDFGVF